Proteins co-encoded in one Brassica oleracea var. oleracea cultivar TO1000 chromosome C4, BOL, whole genome shotgun sequence genomic window:
- the LOC106340835 gene encoding uncharacterized protein LOC106340835 isoform X3, translating to MFIMIRRHMQESLYFSDTGLPSAAPLLKSYAKVEPVKIAELNHFITTDPPQQEIDFLCTARVSQVEADKGWCYVACSKCSKKLQRTVTSFECARCNNPHAVGSLRYRVEMVVTDDTAEWTFVCFDGVMTKLHNLRASEAVQLLAEEGVNPEDSVMPPFVAGMEGKTYTFQVHVTPYNFTVNHQTFTVSRIINEVERSPAPEFVDDEGDDNDDDDAPDGPNNREKSGSDKGNCESSKRAGKEPVGNVRKRARIA from the exons ATGTTTATTATGATAAGGAGACACATGCAGGAGAGTCTTTATTTTTCCG ACACTGGTCTTCCGTCTGCCGCACCTCTCTTGAAGTCTTATGCGAAGGTTGAGCCTGTGAAAATTGCAGAGCTTAACCATTTTATCACTACAGATCCGCCCCAG CAGGAAATAGATTTCTTATGCACTGCGAGAGTTTCTCAAGTTGAAGCGGACAAAGGGTGGTGCTATGTTGCGTGTTCTAAGTGCAGCAAGAAATTGCAACGCACTGTCACTTCTTTCGAATGTGCACGCTGTAATAATCCTCATGCGGTCGGATCTTTACG TTATCGTGTTGAGATGGTTGTAACTGATGATACTGCGGAATGGACATTTGTTTGCTTTGATGGTGTTATGACTAAGTTGCATAATCTCAGGGCAAGTGAGGCGGTCCAGTTACTG GCTGAAGAAGGAGTGAACCCTGAGGATTCCGTGATGCCTCCGTTCGTTGCAGGAATGGAAGGCAAGACCTACACTTTCCAAGTCCATGTCACGCCCTACAACTTCACCGTCAACCACCAGACGTTCACCGTATCGCGTATCATCAATGAGGTTGAGCGTTCACCAGCTCCAGAATTTGTCGATGAT GAAGGTGATGACAATGATGATGATGATGCGCCAGACGGGCCTAACAACCGTGAGAAGTCTGGTTCCGACAAGGGCAATTGTGAGTCATCAAAGAGGGCTGGAAAGGAGCCAGTCGGTAATGTGCGTAAAAGGGCGCGTATTGCTTAA
- the LOC106339334 gene encoding probable glutathione peroxidase 2 — translation MADESPKSIYDFTVKDISGNDVSLSQFKGKTLLIVNVASKCGLTDANYKELNVLYEKYKEQGLEILAFPCNQFLGQEPGNNEEIQQTVCTRFKAEFPIFDKVDVNGKNTAPLYKYLKAEKGGLLIDAIKWNFTKFLVSPDGKVSQRYSPRTSPLQFEKDIQALLGQASS, via the exons ATGGCGGATGAATCTCCAAAGTCTATCTACGACTTCACCGTCAAG GATATCTCAGGTAACGATGTGAGTTTGAGCCAATTCAAGGGCAAAACTCTTCTGATTGTAAACGTTGCCTCCAAATG TGGACTAACGGATGCGAACTACAAGGAACTCAATGTTCTGTACGAAAAATACAAGGAACAAG GGTTGGAGATATTAGCGTTCCCATGCAATCAGTTTTTGGGACAAGAACCAGGAAACAATGAAGAGATTCAGCAAACTGTCTGCACAAGGTTCAAAGCTGAGTTCCCCATCTTTGACAAG GTAGATGTGAACGGGAAGAACACGGCCCCGTTATACAAATACTTGAAAGCAGAGAAAGGAGGATTGCTAATTGACGCAATCAAATGGAACTTCACAAAGTTCTTGGTTTCTCCTGACGGCAAAGTCTCCCAGAGATATTCTCCCAGAACGTCTCCTCTTCAGTTCGAG AAAGACATTCAAGCTCTGCTGGGACAGGCTTCTTCTTGA
- the LOC106340835 gene encoding uncharacterized protein LOC106340835 isoform X2: MVTVKLENDVSVTLSLFDAQAVSFHQKLGGMRDDPKVIVATSINPKMVGGRLFLNATSGTHVYYDKETHAGESLFFRDTGLPSAAPLLKSYAKVEPVKIAELNHFITTDPPQEIDFLCTARVSQVEADKGWCYVACSKCSKKLQRTVTSFECARCNNPHAVGSLRYRVEMVVTDDTAEWTFVCFDGVMTKLHNLRASEAVQLLAEEGVNPEDSVMPPFVAGMEGKTYTFQVHVTPYNFTVNHQTFTVSRIINEVERSPAPEFVDDEGDDNDDDDAPDGPNNREKSGSDKGNCESSKRAGKEPVGNVRKRARIA; the protein is encoded by the exons ATGGTCACCGTCAAACTAGAAAA TGATGTGTCTGTCACTCTTAGTCTGTTTGACGCTCAAGCCGTTTCATTCCACCAGAAGCTTGGAGGCATGCGTGATGATCCTAAAGTGATTGTTGCCACAAGCATAAACCCGAAGATGGTTGGAG GTCGTTTATTCCTCAACGCGACGTCAGGAACACATGTTTATTATGATAAGGAGACACATGCAGGAGAGTCTTTATTTTTCCG AGACACTGGTCTTCCGTCTGCCGCACCTCTCTTGAAGTCTTATGCGAAGGTTGAGCCTGTGAAAATTGCAGAGCTTAACCATTTTATCACTACAGATCCGCCCCAG GAAATAGATTTCTTATGCACTGCGAGAGTTTCTCAAGTTGAAGCGGACAAAGGGTGGTGCTATGTTGCGTGTTCTAAGTGCAGCAAGAAATTGCAACGCACTGTCACTTCTTTCGAATGTGCACGCTGTAATAATCCTCATGCGGTCGGATCTTTACG TTATCGTGTTGAGATGGTTGTAACTGATGATACTGCGGAATGGACATTTGTTTGCTTTGATGGTGTTATGACTAAGTTGCATAATCTCAGGGCAAGTGAGGCGGTCCAGTTACTG GCTGAAGAAGGAGTGAACCCTGAGGATTCCGTGATGCCTCCGTTCGTTGCAGGAATGGAAGGCAAGACCTACACTTTCCAAGTCCATGTCACGCCCTACAACTTCACCGTCAACCACCAGACGTTCACCGTATCGCGTATCATCAATGAGGTTGAGCGTTCACCAGCTCCAGAATTTGTCGATGAT GAAGGTGATGACAATGATGATGATGATGCGCCAGACGGGCCTAACAACCGTGAGAAGTCTGGTTCCGACAAGGGCAATTGTGAGTCATCAAAGAGGGCTGGAAAGGAGCCAGTCGGTAATGTGCGTAAAAGGGCGCGTATTGCTTAA
- the LOC106340835 gene encoding uncharacterized protein LOC106340835 isoform X1: MVTVKLENDVSVTLSLFDAQAVSFHQKLGGMRDDPKVIVATSINPKMVGGRLFLNATSGTHVYYDKETHAGESLFFRDTGLPSAAPLLKSYAKVEPVKIAELNHFITTDPPQQEIDFLCTARVSQVEADKGWCYVACSKCSKKLQRTVTSFECARCNNPHAVGSLRYRVEMVVTDDTAEWTFVCFDGVMTKLHNLRASEAVQLLAEEGVNPEDSVMPPFVAGMEGKTYTFQVHVTPYNFTVNHQTFTVSRIINEVERSPAPEFVDDEGDDNDDDDAPDGPNNREKSGSDKGNCESSKRAGKEPVGNVRKRARIA, translated from the exons ATGGTCACCGTCAAACTAGAAAA TGATGTGTCTGTCACTCTTAGTCTGTTTGACGCTCAAGCCGTTTCATTCCACCAGAAGCTTGGAGGCATGCGTGATGATCCTAAAGTGATTGTTGCCACAAGCATAAACCCGAAGATGGTTGGAG GTCGTTTATTCCTCAACGCGACGTCAGGAACACATGTTTATTATGATAAGGAGACACATGCAGGAGAGTCTTTATTTTTCCG AGACACTGGTCTTCCGTCTGCCGCACCTCTCTTGAAGTCTTATGCGAAGGTTGAGCCTGTGAAAATTGCAGAGCTTAACCATTTTATCACTACAGATCCGCCCCAG CAGGAAATAGATTTCTTATGCACTGCGAGAGTTTCTCAAGTTGAAGCGGACAAAGGGTGGTGCTATGTTGCGTGTTCTAAGTGCAGCAAGAAATTGCAACGCACTGTCACTTCTTTCGAATGTGCACGCTGTAATAATCCTCATGCGGTCGGATCTTTACG TTATCGTGTTGAGATGGTTGTAACTGATGATACTGCGGAATGGACATTTGTTTGCTTTGATGGTGTTATGACTAAGTTGCATAATCTCAGGGCAAGTGAGGCGGTCCAGTTACTG GCTGAAGAAGGAGTGAACCCTGAGGATTCCGTGATGCCTCCGTTCGTTGCAGGAATGGAAGGCAAGACCTACACTTTCCAAGTCCATGTCACGCCCTACAACTTCACCGTCAACCACCAGACGTTCACCGTATCGCGTATCATCAATGAGGTTGAGCGTTCACCAGCTCCAGAATTTGTCGATGAT GAAGGTGATGACAATGATGATGATGATGCGCCAGACGGGCCTAACAACCGTGAGAAGTCTGGTTCCGACAAGGGCAATTGTGAGTCATCAAAGAGGGCTGGAAAGGAGCCAGTCGGTAATGTGCGTAAAAGGGCGCGTATTGCTTAA